In Pseudomonas sp. PDM14, a genomic segment contains:
- a CDS encoding F0F1 ATP synthase subunit B, whose amino-acid sequence MNINATLIGQAVAFFIFVLFCMKFVWPPVITALRERQKKIAEGLDAANRAARDLELAHEKVAQQLREAKTQAAEIIEQAKKRGTQIVDEARDQARVEADRVKAQAQAEIEQELNSIKDALRAQVGALAVGGAEKILGATIDQNAHAELVNKLAAEI is encoded by the coding sequence GTGAACATTAATGCAACCCTGATTGGCCAGGCCGTTGCGTTCTTCATTTTCGTGCTGTTCTGCATGAAGTTCGTATGGCCTCCGGTCATCACGGCTTTGCGCGAACGCCAGAAGAAGATCGCTGAAGGTCTGGACGCCGCCAACCGTGCGGCTCGCGATCTGGAACTGGCCCACGAGAAAGTGGCCCAGCAACTGCGCGAAGCCAAAACCCAGGCTGCTGAAATCATCGAGCAGGCCAAGAAACGCGGCACTCAGATCGTCGACGAAGCCCGTGATCAGGCTCGTGTCGAAGCTGACCGTGTGAAGGCTCAGGCTCAGGCCGAGATCGAACAGGAACTGAACAGCATCAAAGACGCGCTGCGTGCCCAAGTGGGTGCTCTGGCTGTCGGCGGTGCCGAGAAGATCCTGGGTGCGACCATCGATCAAAACGCGCATGCGGAGCTGGTTAATAAACTGGCCGCCGAAATCTAA
- the atpE gene encoding F0F1 ATP synthase subunit C — translation METVVGLTAIAVALLIGLGALGTAIGFGLLGGKFLEGAARQPEMVPMLQVKMFIVAGLLDAVTMIGVGIALFFTFANPFVGQIAG, via the coding sequence ATGGAAACTGTAGTTGGTCTCACCGCGATTGCTGTTGCCCTGCTGATCGGTCTGGGCGCTCTGGGTACCGCCATTGGCTTCGGCCTGCTGGGCGGCAAGTTCCTGGAAGGCGCTGCGCGTCAGCCGGAAATGGTCCCGATGCTGCAGGTCAAAATGTTCATCGTCGCCGGCCTGCTGGACGCCGTGACCATGATCGGCGTTGGTATCGCTCTGTTCTTCACCTTTGCTAACCCCTTCGTTGGTCAGATCGCCGGCTAA
- the atpB gene encoding F0F1 ATP synthase subunit A, protein MAEQTASGYIQHHLQNLTFGQLPNGDWGFAHTAQEAKEMGFWAFHVDTLGWSVFLGLIFILLFRAAAKRATSDQPGGLQNFVEVLIEFVDGSVKDTFHGRNNLIAPLALTIFVWIFLMNLMDLVPVDFLPMTAAWITGNDHLFFRVVPTTDPNATLGMALSVFALIVFYSIKVKGIGGFLGELTLHPFGSKNIAVQILLIPVNFLLEFVTLIAKPISLALRLFGNMYAGELIFILIAVMFGSGMFLLSTLGVALNWAWAVFHILIITLQAFIFMMLTIVYLSMAHEDNH, encoded by the coding sequence ATGGCAGAACAAACCGCTTCGGGCTACATCCAGCACCACCTGCAGAACCTGACTTTCGGGCAACTGCCGAATGGTGATTGGGGCTTCGCCCACACCGCACAAGAAGCAAAGGAAATGGGCTTCTGGGCATTCCACGTGGATACCCTGGGTTGGTCCGTATTCCTCGGCCTGATCTTTATCCTGTTGTTCCGTGCGGCCGCCAAGCGCGCCACCAGTGACCAACCGGGTGGTCTGCAGAACTTCGTCGAAGTGCTGATCGAGTTCGTCGACGGCAGTGTCAAGGACACCTTCCACGGCCGCAACAACCTGATCGCTCCCCTGGCCCTGACCATCTTCGTCTGGATCTTCCTGATGAACCTGATGGACTTGGTGCCCGTCGACTTCCTGCCGATGACTGCGGCCTGGATTACCGGCAACGATCATCTGTTCTTCCGCGTGGTTCCAACCACCGATCCGAACGCGACGCTGGGCATGGCCCTGTCGGTGTTCGCCCTGATCGTCTTCTACAGCATCAAGGTCAAGGGCATCGGCGGTTTCCTCGGCGAGCTGACCCTGCATCCGTTCGGCAGCAAGAACATCGCCGTGCAGATTCTGCTGATTCCGGTCAACTTCCTGCTCGAGTTCGTCACCCTGATCGCCAAGCCGATCTCGTTGGCCCTGCGACTGTTCGGCAACATGTATGCCGGCGAGCTGATCTTCATTCTGATTGCCGTGATGTTCGGCAGTGGCATGTTCCTGCTCAGCACCCTGGGTGTTGCGCTGAACTGGGCGTGGGCCGTGTTCCACATCCTGATCATCACCCTTCAGGCGTTCATCTTCATGATGTTGACCATCGTCTACCTGTCGATGGCTCACGAAGATAACCACTGA
- a CDS encoding F0F1 ATP synthase subunit I has protein sequence MDVRTPNRLPFHRLPVFPVLLAQLAVTLLVAAVLYGWRGPVSGYSGLCGGLIAWLPNVYFAHKAFRFSGARAAQNIVRAFYAGEAGKLILTAVLFTLAFVVVKPLEAPALFGGFVLALSVGWFSPLLMRTRLSRP, from the coding sequence ATGGATGTACGCACGCCAAACCGCCTGCCCTTCCATCGTCTGCCGGTGTTTCCGGTGCTGCTTGCCCAACTGGCCGTGACGCTGTTGGTTGCTGCTGTTCTGTATGGATGGCGTGGCCCGGTGAGCGGTTACTCGGGACTCTGTGGGGGGCTGATTGCCTGGCTTCCCAATGTGTATTTCGCCCACAAGGCGTTTCGCTTCAGCGGGGCGCGGGCTGCTCAGAATATCGTCCGTGCGTTCTACGCCGGCGAGGCGGGCAAACTGATTCTGACGGCAGTGCTTTTCACACTGGCGTTTGTGGTGGTGAAACCACTTGAGGCACCGGCACTTTTTGGTGGCTTCGTCCTGGCGCTCAGCGTCGGATGGTTTTCCCCGCTGCTGATGAGAACAAGACTTTCGAGACCTTAG
- a CDS encoding ParB/RepB/Spo0J family partition protein, which translates to MAIKKRGLGRGLDALLGGTSAAALENEAVQADTRELQHLPLDLIQRGKYQPRRDMDPSALEELANSIKAQGVMQPIVVRPIGGGRFEIIAGERRWRASQQAGLDKIPAMVREVPDEAAIAMALIENIQREDLNPIEEAVALQRLQQEFELTQQQVADAVGKSRATITNLLRLIALPEEIKTLLSHGDLEMGHARALLGLPAEQQVEGARHVVARGLTVRQTEALVRQWLNSKEKPVAAPKADPDINRLEQRLAEKLGAPVQIKHGQKGKGQLVIRYNSLDELQGVLAHIR; encoded by the coding sequence ATGGCGATCAAGAAACGAGGACTCGGCCGCGGGCTGGACGCTCTGCTCGGTGGCACTTCCGCCGCTGCGCTGGAGAACGAGGCGGTACAGGCCGACACTCGTGAGCTGCAACACCTGCCCCTGGACCTGATCCAGCGTGGCAAGTACCAGCCCCGTCGTGACATGGATCCATCTGCCCTGGAAGAACTGGCTAACTCGATCAAGGCGCAGGGTGTGATGCAGCCGATCGTGGTGCGCCCGATCGGTGGCGGCCGCTTCGAGATCATCGCCGGTGAACGCCGCTGGCGCGCCAGCCAGCAGGCCGGCCTGGACAAGATCCCGGCAATGGTTCGCGAGGTGCCGGACGAAGCCGCCATCGCCATGGCACTGATCGAGAACATCCAGCGCGAAGACCTTAACCCGATCGAGGAAGCCGTCGCCCTGCAGCGCTTGCAGCAGGAGTTCGAGCTGACCCAGCAGCAGGTGGCCGACGCGGTGGGCAAGTCGCGCGCGACCATCACCAACCTGTTGCGTCTGATCGCCCTGCCGGAAGAGATCAAGACCCTGCTGTCCCATGGCGATCTGGAAATGGGCCATGCCCGTGCACTGCTCGGATTACCGGCTGAACAGCAGGTAGAAGGGGCGCGACACGTTGTCGCACGAGGTCTCACCGTACGCCAGACCGAAGCCCTCGTTCGCCAGTGGCTGAACAGCAAGGAAAAGCCGGTTGCCGCTCCCAAGGCCGACCCCGATATCAATCGCCTCGAACAGCGCCTAGCCGAGAAGCTAGGGGCTCCCGTGCAGATCAAGCATGGCCAGAAGGGTAAGGGCCAGCTGGTCATCCGCTACAACTCGCTGGACGAGCTGCAGGGTGTTTTGGCACACATCCGCTGA
- a CDS encoding ParA family protein, producing MAKVFAIANQKGGVGKTTTCINLAASLVATKRRVLLIDLDPQGNATMGSGVDKQTLEHSIYDVLIGESTVGEAMQFSEHGGYQLLPANRDLTAAEVALLEMKMKESRLRYALAPIRENYDYILIDCPPALSMLTVNALVAADGVIIPMQCEYYALEGLSDLVNSIQRIAQLLNPSLKIEGLLRTMYDPRISLTNDVSAQLKEHFGEQLYDVVIPRNVRLAEAPSFGMPALVYDKQSRGAIAYLALAGELVRRQRANAKTATA from the coding sequence ATGGCCAAGGTATTCGCGATCGCCAACCAGAAAGGCGGGGTCGGCAAGACCACCACCTGCATCAATCTGGCTGCCTCGTTGGTCGCTACCAAGCGCCGTGTGCTGCTCATCGACCTCGATCCACAGGGTAACGCCACCATGGGCAGTGGTGTAGACAAGCAGACCCTTGAGCACTCGATCTACGACGTGCTGATCGGCGAAAGCACCGTCGGCGAGGCCATGCAGTTCTCCGAGCATGGTGGCTACCAGCTGCTGCCAGCCAACCGCGACCTCACCGCCGCGGAAGTAGCCCTTCTGGAAATGAAGATGAAGGAGAGCCGCCTGCGCTATGCCTTGGCGCCGATCCGCGAGAACTACGACTACATCCTCATCGACTGCCCGCCAGCGCTGTCCATGCTCACGGTCAACGCCCTGGTCGCCGCCGATGGCGTGATCATCCCGATGCAGTGCGAGTACTACGCGCTGGAGGGATTGTCCGACCTGGTCAACAGCATCCAGCGCATCGCCCAGCTGCTCAATCCGTCACTGAAGATCGAAGGCTTGCTGCGCACCATGTATGACCCGCGCATCAGCCTGACCAACGACGTCAGCGCGCAGCTCAAGGAACACTTCGGTGAGCAGCTCTACGACGTGGTCATCCCGCGCAACGTGCGCCTCGCCGAGGCGCCCAGTTTCGGCATGCCGGCGCTGGTCTACGACAAGCAATCCCGTGGCGCCATCGCCTACCTCGCCCTCGCCGGCGAACTGGTGCGCCGCCAGCGTGCCAACGCTAAAACTGCTACTGCATAA
- the rsmG gene encoding 16S rRNA (guanine(527)-N(7))-methyltransferase RsmG: MSAVTSRHAEELAQGALTLGVALSAQQQEQLLAYLALLIKWNKAYNLTAVRDPDEMVSRHLLDSLSVVPFVAERGDSWLDVGSGGGMPGIPLAILFPERQFTLLDSNGKKTRFLTQVKLELKLANLDVIHNRVESFRPPQPFAGICSRAFSSLEDFSNWTRHLGDGETQWLAMKGVHPDDELQALPADFRLQSTHVLKVPGCQGQRHLLILRRSV, translated from the coding sequence ATGTCCGCCGTTACGTCCCGTCACGCCGAGGAACTCGCGCAAGGCGCGCTCACTCTGGGCGTGGCGTTGTCCGCGCAACAACAGGAACAGCTGCTGGCCTACCTGGCCCTGCTGATCAAATGGAACAAGGCCTACAACCTCACGGCGGTGCGTGACCCGGACGAGATGGTCTCGCGCCACCTGCTCGACAGCCTCAGCGTGGTGCCCTTCGTGGCCGAGCGCGGCGACAGCTGGCTGGACGTTGGCAGTGGCGGCGGGATGCCGGGCATCCCCTTGGCCATTCTGTTTCCCGAACGGCAGTTCACCTTGCTCGACTCCAACGGCAAGAAGACCCGCTTTCTTACCCAGGTGAAGCTGGAACTCAAGCTGGCCAATCTGGACGTTATCCACAACCGGGTCGAGTCGTTCCGTCCGCCGCAGCCGTTTGCCGGTATCTGCTCGCGTGCGTTCAGCTCCCTTGAGGACTTCAGCAACTGGACCCGCCACCTCGGTGATGGAGAAACCCAGTGGCTGGCGATGAAGGGCGTGCACCCGGATGACGAATTGCAGGCCCTGCCCGCGGACTTCCGCCTGCAAAGCACGCACGTGCTCAAGGTTCCCGGTTGCCAAGGCCAGCGCCATCTGTTGATACTGCGTCGCTCGGTCTAA